GTGTAATTTTGGCTTAAATAAAGAAAATTACACCATTCAACGCGATGTCTTTCATTTTGCAAAAAGCATAGCCGATGCAAAAAAACCGGCTGGTTTTATTTGTATCGCTCCGATTTTAGCACCAAAACTTTACCCCGCGGGGATTAAAATAACCCTCGGGAATGATAACCCCACTGCAAAAATAGTAGAAAAATTAGGTGCTCAACACATTCCTTGTGCCGCAACGGCGTGTGTTGTCGACAAAACCTATCGCATCGTCACCACACCCGCTTATATGTTGGCCTGTTCAATTCAGGAAGTCGCTCAAGGCATTGAATGCTTAGTAAAAGAACTGAACAACCTATTATGAAATGTATCTTCCTCTTCTCATGAATGAATCTCTCAGACCCATCCGCAGTTTTGTCCGTCGTCAAAAAAAACTCAATAAAAATCAGCAAATTGCCTTCGATGCCTTATCACATCAACACTTATTATCCACCTGTTTAGATTTTAAAACATTATTCGAACGAGAAGCCTATACGATTTTAGAAATTGGTTTTGGTATGGGCGAGAGTTTACTGCAACAAGTTTTACACTATCCTGAAAATAATTATTTAGGCATAGAAGTCCATCGTCCTGGAATTGCATTCATGCAAATGCACATTGAAAAATATAAGCTCAAGAATATTAAAGTTTTTTATGCGGATGCCGCTGATGTTTTAGCACATTTTATTCCTAAACATAGTTTAGATAAGGTCCAAATTTTTTTTCCTGATCCTTGGCCAAAAACGCGACATCACAAACGACGGTTAATACAACCTCCATTTATTAACCTGTTGCGTGAAAAACATAAATTAGGTGGAAAATTACACCTTGCTACCGATTGGAAAAATTATGCTCAACATATGCTAAGAGTCATGGAAAATTCGCATCAATGGAAAAATCTCGCAGGAAAAAATCAATTTATGAAAAGACCCATCACACGACCACTCACTAAATTTGAAAAACGTGGCCAACAGTTAGGCCATTCAATCTGGGATCTTATTTTTTTAGCGATATAAATTATAAAAAGATTTTTATATAAATAAACTCACTAAATTATTATAAAAACGTTTACCCAATTCCGTTGTTTCAATAACCGTCGAATCATATGTCAGTAATCCTTGGTCATACGCGTGTTGTAGTAGGGCTTCAATACTTGAAAAAGTGAGTCCCGTTCGTTGTTGAAATAATTCAATTGGAATCTTTTGGTGGAGTCTTAACGCATTGAGCATAAATTCAAACGGTAAATCTTTATCTAAAATAATTTTTTCTTCCGCTAAAAAATCATTCTTTTGTGCTAAATAAGCCTTTGGATTTTTTAGTTTCCGAGTTCGTCTAATTATTTTTTTTTCACAGTCAGTTATTTTACTATGTGCCCCTGCCCCAATACCGATATAATCACCGAACTGCCAATAATTTAAATTATGGACACAGCGATAACGCTTCTTGCTCAATGCAGAAATTTCATATTGTGTATAGGCTTTTTGTTGAAAATATTCTTTGCCTTTCTCTTGTAATTCCCATACTTCCTCTTCAGTAGGGAGTTGTGGCGGTTTTAGATAAAATTCAGTATTTGGCTCAACCGTCAGCTGGTACCACGAAATATGGGTTGGCTCTAATAAAACTGCTTTGCGTAAATCCTCAAGACCTTCCGTTAGACGTTGTTGGGGTAAGCCATGCATCAGATCAAGGTTAATATTCGTAAAGCCCGCAATTTTAGCAGCTGATACGGCTTTAAAAGCTTCATCACCGTTGTGAATACGCCCTAGAATCTTCAATTTTTCAGTTGAAAAACTTTGTATACCCAATGATAGCCGTGTAATTCCTGCTTCACGATAGCCCGAAAAATGCGAGTAATCCGTCGCCCCTGGATTAGCCTCTAACGTAATTTCAATATCCACAGAAAATTCTAAACGTTTCGCAAGCTCCGTTAATAAATAATTCAATGCCTCCGGTGAAAATAAACTAGGGGTTCCCCCACCCATAAAAATGCTCAGGATTGGGCGATTACATATTTTTTCAAGATCCTGCTCTAAATCATTTAACATCCTATTCATATAATTTTTTTCAGGTAATGCTGTTACTAACGTATGTGAGTTAAAATCACAATAAGGACATTTTCGAATACACCAAGGAAAATGAATATATAAAGACAATGGCGGTAGGGTTAGCATATTAAAAATTTCTAAAACGATCCTCTTAAAAAGCATTTTTCGTTCTATCTCTGCCTTAAGAAGAGCCTTAAATCGCTACTATAGCACGGGTAAACTTAATTTTTGCTTTAATAGATAAAAATTTTCCCAGGGATCGCGTTTGAGAGAAGCGAATCGCTTGGGCAAATTTTTGAGCGTGAAGGTATCGGATTTAATGCGAACATTTAATTCATCCCACGATAAAGGCGTCGCTATCGATGCATTGCGCCTCATTCGAGTTGAATAAGGCGCAATGCTACTGGCTCCTCGTTGATTACGCAAATAATCTATAAAAATCTTTCCCGTGCGTTTTGCCTTATTCATATGAGCAACGAAAAGCGATGGATTTTGCATGGCCAAATAATTAACAAAGGTCTGTGTAAATACTTTCACTTTATCCCAGCGATATAATCGCTTTATAGGAACGACAACATGCAAACCTTTACTCCCGGTTGTTTTAACAAAGCTGTGCAAGTGAATTTTCTTTAAATGTTCTTTAACCAAAAAAGCAGCTTCAATAACCTTCTTCCATTCAAGATTCATTCCAGGATCAAGATCAAAGGTTATAAAATCAGGCCGTTCTATGCTGTCAATTCGACTAGACCAGGGATGAATCTCTAAAACATCTAATTGTATTAATTCTATTAGACCCCATTTATTTTTAATATAGAGATACGGCTCTGACTGACTTGTCTTATCTGTCAAATGGATTGCATAGACGTGCTTCGTTTTAGTGGTTACGTGTCTTTGATAAAAGCATTTTTTCATTTGACCTTGGGGACATCGAAGTAAGGTTAATGGACGGTTGATGATAAAGGGCAATATCCACTTTTCTATTTTTTGATAATAATGGGCTAAATCTAATTTAGTAATATTGGCATCAGGGTACAATATCTTGTCCGGATGAGACAAATGAACATTTGCGTTGACCTGCCTATTGGCTTGATCCCGCATTTTTTTACTATTTATCGTCATCCTCATTACTCTTTAACAATTTCACCAGGCCGTTTATCATGACGCAGTCCTTTAAAGCGTGGATGTCGAAGTACGCCTGATCGTGTCCATTCCGTAAATTCCACCTCAACAACCACTTTCGGAATAATCCACGTCACCTTTTTTTGATCCACGGAAGACGGTAATTCTTTTAATGGAACATGCTTTATTTTATATTTATTTAATAAATTTTTTATGTTTTTCAGTGTCATTTCGTTAAATCCAGTACCCACTTTTCCACAATAAAGCAGTTGATTTTTTTTACGGTATATGGCAAGTAACAACGATGAAAAATAATGTCTATTTCCTTTTGCAGAGGTGTACCCTACAACCAAAAATTCCTGTCTTTTATTACATTTAATTTTTAGCCAATTTCGATTTCTCCCGGAAGTATAAGGACTCGATTTATCTTTAGAAATTATTCCCTCTAAACCTTTTTTACAGGCTTTTTTAAAAAAAATATCGCCATCATTTCCTTCAATATGAGTACTAAAAATTAATTTATTATTATTAAAAGGAATTAATTTCCGCAATACTTGTTTACGATGCTGTAAAGTACAGTAACGGAGATCGTAACCCTGGTAATAAATCAAATCGAAAATCACATAACTTAATATCGATTCTTGTTTTTTATTCACACTATTCGATAATAATTGAAAATCAGATCGTTTTTGTTTATTGAAAGCAATCATCTCTCCATCTAAAATAGCTGATTTTAAATGAAGCATTTGAAGTTCACGTTTTATCGTCTCAAATTTTTCAGTCCAATCTTTCCCATTTCTTGTCATGAATTTAATTTTTTTAGCGTGAATAAAACAAATTATTCGATAACCATCCCATTTTATTTCATGAAACCACGCTTTACCCATGGGTGGTTTTTTAACCAATGTGGCTAATTCCGGTTGAATAAATGTTGGCATCCTTTTTTTTGCTTTTGGTAAATCACTATTTTTAATTTTTTTAATGGTGTAAGGTGTATAGGCTGCTTCCGTTTTAAATTTTTTTGCTATTCCTTGCAAAGATAACCGCGTTAAAACACTATTTGGCTGAGCTTCCGTGATCGCATAATCATCCTCGGATTGATTGTACTTATCATTGGCCTTAATCAGTAACCAATTTTTTGGACTATTTTTAATCTTCACTAAATTCCAAATCCCTTTTAATTTTTTTCCCTTCAAAACAAAACTTAAATGTCCTTTTTTATAAGACGCATGCGGATCTTCTTTTTGATCACTCCACGTCCCTTTATCCCAAACCATGACTATACCGCCACCATATTCACCGTGAGGGATGATTCCTTCAAAATTTGCATATTGAATAGGATGATCTTCGACATGGACTGCTAAACGTTTAATGGAGCTATCTAAACTAGGTCCTTTAGGGACAGCCCAACTTTTTAAAACCCCGTTTAATTCCAAACGGAAATCATAATGCAAATGACTTGCTGCATGTTTTTGAATAACATAAATGAACTGTTTATGTCTTTTTAGCGCGCCATAAGGTTCTGTACTTCGTTTAAAATTTCTTTTTTTCCGATAGTTTTTTAAAGACATAAAATGAATCCCTTCATGAACGCTTTTTTGATTTTTTAGTTTTATTTTTTTCTAGACTTTTTTTCAATAAATCAACAAAATCAATAACATTACTTTTCTTAACATTGGATTTAAGCTTTTTTGAAGCCATTTTTTTATGATGAAGTTTTGCTTCTACCCATTGTGTTAACGCTTCTCTAAAAACATCATGATAATCTTTAGGATTCCATGGTGTGGTCATCCCGTTAACTAATTGTTTAGCCATTTCTATTTCTTTCGCTGAAATTTTATATTTTTTTAGGTTATTTGAAGGAAATTCAAATTCAGATACCGTTCTTAACTCCTGGTGATATCTCAACAAATTCAGTACGAGAGCCTTTTCGTAAGGGATCAATGCAGCCAGATACTCCCGTGTATGGATAATCACTTTAGAAATCCCCACTTTTTTTGTTTCTTTCAAGATTTCGCGCAACAAAACGTACGCTTTTTCACCTTTTTTATCGGGTACTAAATAATAAGGCTTTTCGAAATTCATCGTATTGATGCTATTTTTATTGACAAAAGTAACGATATCTATCGTCTTTGAATGTTCTCCTGAAATAGCGTTTATATCCGATTGTTTTAATTCCAAATAGTTATTATCATCATACTCATAACCCTTAGCAATCTCTGTCCAAGGAACTTCTTCGCCCGTTTGCTCATTAATACGCATATACCGAATTCTCGCCTTATCGCGACTATCAATTAATTTAAGCTGGATATCAAATCTTTTTTCGGCTGGATATAAAATAACAGGGATATTCACTAAACCAAAGGTGATATATCCTTTCCAAATAGGCCTTGCCATTCAAGCCCTCTCTTCAATGTGAATCCTTTTATTAATCTAGCACATATTGAATAATTTAAATTTTTCAAATAGTTTATTTTTTGAACATAGCTCATGATCAGACGATTATCCGAGATATTATAGGTCTTCTAACTAAAAGAGTATTGACCCTGCTGCATAACTCTACAAAAAGAATATCAGCCTGATCAATACATTGACACAAAAACAATTTTTTCTTCGTTCTTTTTAAATTTTTTATCATCTAGCCATGAAACGCAATATCGAGCGGAGTAAAATCAAGTTTCATCGCTTGACAGTTACTCAACGTTCCATCCGCCTCGATAGTGCATGTGGAGATCGTATCGTTCCCCTGATTCATGACATAAAGAAAGGCCGTTGAAGGATTATTCGGATCATTGATTATCGCAATGCTCCTAGCACCTGCAAAGCCGCTACCTGTCGGATGACACGAAGCAAATGTCCCATCTGGCTTAATGGAACATTGTAATAAGTTACTGTTATACCTATTCACGACATAAGCGTTTCCGTTTACTTTATTGATAGCAATTCCACTCACTGCGCCTACTTGACTTTCTAAAGCTTCTCTGCAGGCATTTAATTCCCCGGTTACGGGATCAACCGTGCACACTAAAACTTTATTAACACCCGCATCTATACCGTCAAGCACATACGCATAGGTACTCAGCGTATTAAAAGCAATACTTCTTGGATAGTAAAAACCACCACTTAACGATTCGCAATCGTTCAATGTTCCATCAGCCTCAATAGTGCATTTCGCGATAGTTTGATTTTGATAAATAATATACGCAAAAGTAGTCGCTGGATTATTGGACAAATTGACCACAACAATATCAGTAGGACGATGAAAAAAACGATTACCTGCCGTCTGACAGGTACTAAATTTTCCGGTCGTCTCATCAATCGTACAGAGAGATACCGTGTCATTATAATAATTAGTGATATAAGCATGCTGGCCTTTTGCATCGAGTGCAATACCATAAGGAAGATTAAAACCACTTCCGCCCGCCTCTTGAAGCGCACTCAATGTTCCCGTTGCCGGATCAACCGTGCATACGTCTATATTATTCGATCCGCCCGTTATATACGCTCGAAAAACAGAGTTCGGCTTAATAGATCCTAGACAATTTATAATTCCAGGGATATTGATAAATCCATTATCATTGACGCAACTAACTAATTTCTTAGCCACATCAATAGGGCAACTGATCGTGACTGCTGCCGTAAATGTAGCAACTGCACGCAAAAATTGAGTGAGATTCAAGGGATTTAATGGGTTAGCGATAATTTGATTCAGCACATCAATCAATTCATTCACAGCAGTCCCCGCGCACATCACACTGAATGGTTGTATGATTTGAAATGTGCTTGTGTTTTGATGATTCGTTTGATTCATATTCATGTCCTTATTGTAATGAATGAGGTTTATTAACCCCATTCTACTTCTATTCAACGTGTTTTTATTCTCGGTTTTAATAGTAATAATATAAACAATTTTTAACCAGTAGAAAAATACATAATGGGCAGCCAAACTTAAAGAAATTATCTTTTTGTATTATCACGTGTTTAATGAGACGCTTAAAAATAGAGGTATAGCATTTTTAAAAATCTAATAACCTATATCTCCTCGGGAATTATCTTATGAAAAATCCAATAAATAATTATTTAAAGCAGGGAGTTATACTTAAATTCAAAGGGTTATCCTGTTTAGTCAAATGAAGTGGGTCCGTTTGATATTCAAATTCTCGCGGTAAATTATGAAAGAAAAAAGAGGAAGTTGCCTGAACTTTATTGAAATCTATTTCTTTCGGCGCTGTATTTTCTATGTTTGAATAAATTTCGGCGTATTTGATAGCTACCTCTGCTAGCAAAGTAAGCCCAGAAGAAGCATCCATCAATATCCTTTCAAATTCTTTCTTATTTCTTTTACATTCTTCTTTTTTCGGTCGAGTTTTAATGTAATGATCCAACGTATGTCCATCATTATTTTTTTTAGAAAAATCTGCCCCCGCTTCCTTCAAAAGTTTTAAGATTTTAGGTTGTCCATACAGGATAGCGTAGTGAGCGGGTGTATTTCCGTTATAGTCAGTTACATTTATGTTGACGTGAGACTCGAGTAAAAATAAAAGCACCGTTTCACTACCATGTTTTGTAGCAATATGTAGTAATTTTTGTCCATTTTTTTGAACCACTTGGTTGAGATCATAATCTTCGTGGGTACAAAATTTAAAAAAATCCAATTCTTTTTCTAATTCTATCGGATCATTTTTTTTAATCGCATTGATTATATTCATTGTTCCCATTTTTATAGCCTTTATATAAATCATTAAAAAACATAGAATAAATATAAAAAATTAAGCTAATATTAGCGCAAATCATACCAAAGAGTAAAACTCATTTCGAGGGGTTAGACAGTAAGGATTTTTAGCGTTTAATGCGTTAGTGGTAAAATTCGTTAGGATAAACAGAATGAACCATGCTATTCGGGACTGGAATCGCTTTAGCTCCTTTTACTATCGAATGTGGCGGCAAAATTTAAATAGATCTATAGCTCATTTACACCCGCTATTCTTGCGGACTTCATCATTAAAAACTTCTTAATCGTAATTATCATCACTCAGATTCGCTTTATTCATTTTATCGTTTTATTTTACAATCGATAAATTTCGATTCTTTTTCCGTTTTTTTCCTTTAATATCACAGTAAAGTGAAAAAATTTCCATAATGTCATTCCAGATTTCTTCATTGGTTTTTTTTCTTTTATTTGAAAAAAAATAGTACGTAGATTCAATAGGAGGCAATATATTTTCAAATGGTGTTTCAAACCCATTTGATTGGGTTGTATCCACAAATTTTTCACAATTATTATCTTTAAAGCTCCCGCGAAATATTTCCTGTAATCGCTTGGTAAAGGATCTTGTTTTACACGGATAATCATAACGTGAAGGTTGCTTAAATCGATTGACTAAATCCTGTGTCCACGGCCATAAACAAACATCCGCTTTATTCGCACACTTTGACACCAGTAAGTAAATTTCTTCAAAAGAAACTATTTTTTTTAAATGATTTATAATGTAAAACAGAAAAGGCTGAATGACCTTATCATCTTGCGTATAAAAAATAACGCTCAAATTTCCTGGATAAAAAGGGACTTCTTTTATGGTTAATAGTTTATTTTTATAAATGAGCTCATAATGGTCATCTTTGCTTTTGTTGTGCATGATTGTTTTCCTTTTTAATTCTCATCTTTGAATATAAAATTTTTCACAAAGGCTTGACGTCGTTTAGCCAAATACGGTGTGGAATTTTCTAAAAACCAGCCTCATTGATAGAGGGAATAAGTGAATGGGTGTAATCATTAAACATAACCAATTACGTTAACATATGATATGAATTGTGATTTTAACATAAATCATCTAAAATGATAGATAGTAATTTATAAATTTGACTTTATATTCATAATTGACGATGTGAAAGTATCAGATGGTAGCCTCAATAAAAAAGGGGGAAATTTAAGATTTCTTTCTCCCTCTTCTTCGTTAGAATTCTTTACTCAATCACAATAAGGATAATAAAACCGTGTCGATTCAAATTCATAATGCGCACGATGCCATTTTTAAGACGTTTTTTACGGATATTGACGTTGCCACCCACTTCATCACGATTTATTTACCCAAACACATGAAACAAGCCTGTGATTTTTCGACGTTAAAGATTGAGCCGGGTCTTTTGTCGACGCGGATCTGAAACAACATCATTCTGATATTTTGTACTCGTTGAAAGTCAATGGGATGCACGGTTATGTTTATCTCAATCTCGAACATCAAAGCACCGCAGAAGAACTGATGCCTTTTCGCATGCACCGCTATAAAGTGGCCATTATGCAGCAGCATCTAAACCTTGGATACAAAAAATTACCGGTTGTTATTTCGATGCTGTTCTACCATGGGAAAGGTCAGTACCCTTCGCTTAAAGCTCATCGATTGCGTTGAGGACACGCCCTTTGCAAAAGCACATTTCTTCGATGACCCTGCTTGTCGATCTCAATGTACTGCCGGATGAGGAGATCTATCGACACAAACAGCTTGCTTTCTTAGAAATTGTTCAAAAACATATTTTTACAAGAGATCTAGAGGATATCGCCGATCATATTATAAAGCTGATTAAACAGGTAAAGCCTGATCATGATTTGTTCAATCAATTGGTATATTATATGTTAGTCAAAGGTGAGACCGCCAATGTGAACCAGGTGATTGAGAAGCTTAAAACCATCGAAGACTATGAGGAAGATATTATGAACGCAGCACAGCAATTAAAACAGCAAGGTCGGCAAGAAGGAGAGTACCGTAAAGCGATTAATATTGCTAAAAAAATGTTAGCTAAACGAATTAATCTTCCACTTATCAAAGAAATAACGGGTCTATCTGATCAGGATTTACTGACTCTAGAAGAGTAGCCATCTCGCTGTCAGACGATGAGATACGAGGCCACGGAAATAGTGCGATTCTCGATTTTGCTCAAAACGGCCTTTAATCGAGATATCCAAGATGGGATAGAACATATCATCGAAGCGCTTAAAAAAGGTATCTGACCCGTGAACAATGCCAAACGTTATATTCAAGATCTAACCCATTTATCTGAAAATGAAGTGATGGATTTAATTGCTTAAAAAAGCCTAATCTCTATAGACAATAAAGTTTTCAAGAAAAAGAGCGCAGAAAACTTACTGGTTCAAATTATTTGTCTAAATTAAATATTAACTAGTACAAATTAAGGCAATCTTGTATCTATTAAGTCTATTTTTCTGTAATGCAGGTTTGAATGGGGCTACTAGAGACCAATTTTTATTGCTATGCAAAAATACAATTTAATTTATATAATATCGATTCTATTTTTTTAACAGCAGTTTGGTAGCAGACTATCGAACATAAGGTAATACCTTTCTTATCAAGACAACTATTAAGTTTAAATGCTATTTTTCGATAAACCGTTTTGGAATAAGCTAAAACATGATCCGCTTGATCCAATACCTGAGCTTCTGCGTCCGTTATTTGCGCTTTAAATTTTTCATAATCTAAGATTTCTTCTCCCGTCGCTGAATCTTCTGAAAGATACAAGACAACAGAATATCGGTGCGAGGCTACAGTGGCCATAAGGCTAAGATTCCAATTACTTCCAATTACATAATGAATTTGGCGGCGATCATTAATGCGATCTAACTCGGCAAGTACTTGTCTCGTTGTATAATAAAATATGTCAGGTATATTGAGCGGCCTATTTTGGGGAACAATTTCTGCCATAGAAATATTATTAGGGAGTCGATGAATCCAGAGATTATCTTCAAAACTTACTGTATGTTGATTACTCGCTTCGGTTTGTGTAATAACGGTAATTTCGTGACCTGCAGCAGCTAAGCTTTTCGCAAGATGGTAAGTAAATCGCTCGATTTCATTAATCGTATTCGATGAGTACTCTTTTAAAATAAAAGCTAATCTCAAACGTTGAGAACTATCGAGCAAACGAGAAAAATCTTTCCATTGCGCCTGGCTGGAGGGGCCTTTTAATAATTGACGACAAGGAAAGGCGAACGCGTCGATAATACCTTGTCGAGAAAATTGGCTAACCTCTGCCATTAAACGCTCCGAATCAGAAGGGTCGATCCTGTTGGTTGCTAACCTATAATGCATATCATGGAAAAGTTGTTCTTTACGTTCTTCAATTATTTCCATGCAGCGTCGAATAGAGGTTGTAGGATCCGCATTTTTAATACAAAAATAGGTTATACTTCTGGTAATTTTGGCTAAAGATTTAATATTATCAGGATGTTTTCGAATATCGTTAGATGCAAGACTATGATGTACCTCAGCTGTAGGGACTATTCGTAATTCATAGCCTGCATCAAGTAAACGAATCACTACATCCGTTTCATCAAGAAAATAAGCATATTCTTCATCAAACCCCTTAATTTCTAGTAATGCGGAACGACGAAAAGAACAGTTTACGCCTATGACTCCAAAAAAATTTCCATTGGAATCACAAGTCTTAATATGCTCTCGATTAGAAATCTTTACTTTCTGACTTATGCCTGTTCGATCAAATATCAAATCACACACTTGAAAATTGACACCGGTTTGATCGCGTACCCATCCTCCTACCGCAGCTACTTTGTTATCCTGATAAGCCAAAGCCAACTCATCTAGCCAATCCGCCTCAGGTACGGCATCATCATCAATAAAGCAAATAATATCACCCGCGGCCTGAGCAATACCGATATTTCGCGACGTTGCTAAATTAGCAACATCGCACGTGTAAATCTTAACTTTATCTGACCAAACTGTTTGCAAATAATTAAATGTACCATCGGTACTTGGCCCATCAACAACAACCACTTCGAGATGTGGATAACGCAAATAATTTAGTGAATTTAAAGTGCTGCGTAATGACTTTATGCGATTATAGGTGTTAATAACAAGTGAGATTTTGATACTTGACGGAACGGGATTAGAACTGAACGCAGGCATGGTTTCTGAAAAAAACGCTGTACAATCCACTGCTAGGTTTTTTTTATTACTAACTAAAAATTGTTCTAATTGGCTTTGTATATTGTTTAATGCCATTTCATGACGATATAACGCTTTCTCCACACCTCGAATAGCATGTCCGTAATTATTCAGTAATTTTTCCAACCCTTGAATAGAATGTCGATGATTATTTAACAACTTCAGTTCAGGCTCAATAAGCGTTTTTCCATAAATTTGATAAACAAACAAAATAAGTTGTCGAGCATATGTGGTATTGACAATTTTCTTGATAATTCTAATAAGTTGTTTTCTAATAAATTTTCTCATGATCACAAATTTATAGATCCTTTATTTATTAATCCGATTAATGAGATAGGTAACCATTGGGGTTCGCTTTTTGCCAACGCCAACTGTCCTTGCAGATTTGGGCCAGGCTACGCCTTGCTTTCCAATTTAGTATCCGTTGGGCATTCGTTGGATCTGCCCAGCATTCTGCAACATCACCCGGTCGTCTGTCTAAAATACGGTAAGCTATTTTACATTGATTAAATTCTGTAAAAGCGCGTAAAACTTCAAGTACAGACAACCCTTTTCCTGTACTTAGGTTTACCGTTAGTACCCCTCTCTTCCAGTTAGTGTAGTTTGATAATGCAGCGACATGTCCTTCGGCCAGATCCATAACATGAATGTAGTCGCGTATTGCTGTGCCATCTACAGTAGGATAATTGCCGCCAAAAATATTGAACTGTTTACTCCGGCCTATAGCAACTTGTGTTAGGTAGGGCATAAGATTATGTGTAAATTTTTTCGGATCTTCACCGATCAGCCCGCTTTCGTGAGCGCCTACAGGATTAAAGTAACGTAAACAAACAATATGCCAATCGGGCTCGGCATGATGCAGATCAGTTAGTATATTTTCAACCATTAACTTGGATCGTGCATAGGGATTTATAGGAGAAAGAGGAAAATTCTCTCGGATGGGCACACACTTAGGTTCGCCATAAACAGCAGCGGATGAAGAAAAAATCAGCTTTTTCACATTAGATTTGCGCATAGCATTAATTAGCGTAAGCGTGCCTTCTACATTATTATTATAACATTTTAAAGGATTTTTTATTGACTCACTGACCGCTTTCAGGCCTGCAAGATGTATGACTGCTGAAATGTTATTTTCAAAAAAAATATGATCCAGCAAGTTTGAATCAAGAATGTCACCCTCTATGAATTTTAATCGAAATTTGCAAATACATTCCAAACGATCAACAACTTCAAAATAACTATTTCTCAAATTATCGAGGATAACAATATTATACCCTGCATTCGCAAATGCTACACAAACATGTGAACCAATAAATCCAGTTCCTCCAGTCACCAAAATAACAGAGGGCATTGTTCGATCTCTCTAAATAAAATATTAAAAAAATAAATCCTAATAAACTTCTTTATAATTAATAGTCACTGGGGAATCAAC
The DNA window shown above is from Rickettsiella grylli and carries:
- the elbB gene encoding isoprenoid biosynthesis glyoxalase ElbB; this translates as MQQQKIAVILSGCGALDGSEIHESVLTLLALDRAGLPYQCLAPSIPQTRVVNMETGKTKEHIERNVLEESARIARGKIKPIDCANPEEYTGLIVPGGFGVALNLCNFGLNKENYTIQRDVFHFAKSIADAKKPAGFICIAPILAPKLYPAGIKITLGNDNPTAKIVEKLGAQHIPCAATACVVDKTYRIVTTPAYMLACSIQEVAQGIECLVKELNNLL
- a CDS encoding Ku protein; amino-acid sequence: MARPIWKGYITFGLVNIPVILYPAEKRFDIQLKLIDSRDKARIRYMRINEQTGEEVPWTEIAKGYEYDDNNYLELKQSDINAISGEHSKTIDIVTFVNKNSINTMNFEKPYYLVPDKKGEKAYVLLREILKETKKVGISKVIIHTREYLAALIPYEKALVLNLLRYHQELRTVSEFEFPSNNLKKYKISAKEIEMAKQLVNGMTTPWNPKDYHDVFREALTQWVEAKLHHKKMASKKLKSNVKKSNVIDFVDLLKKSLEKNKTKKSKKRS
- the ligD gene encoding non-homologous end-joining DNA ligase — its product is MTINSKKMRDQANRQVNANVHLSHPDKILYPDANITKLDLAHYYQKIEKWILPFIINRPLTLLRCPQGQMKKCFYQRHVTTKTKHVYAIHLTDKTSQSEPYLYIKNKWGLIELIQLDVLEIHPWSSRIDSIERPDFITFDLDPGMNLEWKKVIEAAFLVKEHLKKIHLHSFVKTTGSKGLHVVVPIKRLYRWDKVKVFTQTFVNYLAMQNPSLFVAHMNKAKRTGKIFIDYLRNQRGASSIAPYSTRMRRNASIATPLSWDELNVRIKSDTFTLKNLPKRFASLKRDPWENFYLLKQKLSLPVL
- the hemW gene encoding radical SAM family heme chaperone HemW, which produces MLFKRIVLEIFNMLTLPPLSLYIHFPWCIRKCPYCDFNSHTLVTALPEKNYMNRMLNDLEQDLEKICNRPILSIFMGGGTPSLFSPEALNYLLTELAKRLEFSVDIEITLEANPGATDYSHFSGYREAGITRLSLGIQSFSTEKLKILGRIHNGDEAFKAVSAAKIAGFTNINLDLMHGLPQQRLTEGLEDLRKAVLLEPTHISWYQLTVEPNTEFYLKPPQLPTEEEVWELQEKGKEYFQQKAYTQYEISALSKKRYRCVHNLNYWQFGDYIGIGAGAHSKITDCEKKIIRRTRKLKNPKAYLAQKNDFLAEEKIILDKDLPFEFMLNALRLHQKIPIELFQQRTGLTFSSIEALLQHAYDQGLLTYDSTVIETTELGKRFYNNLVSLFI
- the ligD gene encoding non-homologous end-joining DNA ligase, which produces MSLKNYRKKRNFKRSTEPYGALKRHKQFIYVIQKHAASHLHYDFRLELNGVLKSWAVPKGPSLDSSIKRLAVHVEDHPIQYANFEGIIPHGEYGGGIVMVWDKGTWSDQKEDPHASYKKGHLSFVLKGKKLKGIWNLVKIKNSPKNWLLIKANDKYNQSEDDYAITEAQPNSVLTRLSLQGIAKKFKTEAAYTPYTIKKIKNSDLPKAKKRMPTFIQPELATLVKKPPMGKAWFHEIKWDGYRIICFIHAKKIKFMTRNGKDWTEKFETIKRELQMLHLKSAILDGEMIAFNKQKRSDFQLLSNSVNKKQESILSYVIFDLIYYQGYDLRYCTLQHRKQVLRKLIPFNNNKLIFSTHIEGNDGDIFFKKACKKGLEGIISKDKSSPYTSGRNRNWLKIKCNKRQEFLVVGYTSAKGNRHYFSSLLLAIYRKKNQLLYCGKVGTGFNEMTLKNIKNLLNKYKIKHVPLKELPSSVDQKKVTWIIPKVVVEVEFTEWTRSGVLRHPRFKGLRHDKRPGEIVKE
- the trmB gene encoding tRNA (guanosine(46)-N7)-methyltransferase TrmB, translated to MNESLRPIRSFVRRQKKLNKNQQIAFDALSHQHLLSTCLDFKTLFEREAYTILEIGFGMGESLLQQVLHYPENNYLGIEVHRPGIAFMQMHIEKYKLKNIKVFYADAADVLAHFIPKHSLDKVQIFFPDPWPKTRHHKRRLIQPPFINLLREKHKLGGKLHLATDWKNYAQHMLRVMENSHQWKNLAGKNQFMKRPITRPLTKFEKRGQQLGHSIWDLIFLAI